A genomic region of Mycobacterium sp. Aquia_213 contains the following coding sequences:
- a CDS encoding glutamine synthetase III, translated as MSGNAVRLQAINNVEAYVPPAISFVPGEAPGEVFGSNVFTKAEMQARLPKALYKSIVATIEKGTKLDPTVADAVAIAMKDWALEKGATHYAHVFYPMTGLTAEKHDSFLDPVGDGTTLAEFAGKTLIQGEPDASSFPSGGLRSTFEARGYTGWDATSPAYILENPNGNTLCIPTVFVSMTGEALDYKTPLLRSQQAMGAHAERILTLFGHKDLNHVVSFCGPEQEYFLVDRHFFLARPDLVNAGRTLFGAKPPKGQEFDDHYFGAVPERVLGFMMDTERELFKLGIPAKTRHNEVAPGQFEIAPMFERANIASDHQQLLMTIFKTIAKKHGMECLFHEKPFAGVNGSGKHVNFSLGNSELGSLLVPGDTPHENAQFLVFCAAVIRAVHKFSGLLRVSVASATNDHRLGANEAPPAIISIFLGEQLADVFDQIAKGAATSSKGKGTMIIGVDTLPHLPTDAGDRNRTSPFAFTGNRFEFRAPGSGQTVAVPLIVLNTIMADSLDYMASVLEQAVGDGEDFDSAVQKLLTEVITEHGAVVFNGDGYSENWQTEAAERGLPNLKTTLDAIPELIKPDAIELFAKYGVFNERELHSRYEVRLEQYALTIAVEAKLALELGTTVILPAAMRYQTELAQNVAALKKAGVEPNTAVLESVSTPIADLAAGLASLKSALSDHSAESALDEATHAQESLLPAMEAVRTAADALEAVVADDLWPLPTYQEMLYIL; from the coding sequence TTGAGCGGAAACGCAGTACGCCTGCAGGCGATCAATAACGTCGAGGCATACGTCCCCCCGGCTATCAGTTTTGTACCTGGTGAGGCCCCCGGCGAGGTCTTCGGATCCAACGTCTTCACCAAGGCTGAAATGCAGGCACGGCTTCCTAAGGCGTTGTACAAGTCCATCGTTGCGACCATCGAAAAAGGCACCAAGCTCGACCCCACGGTTGCCGACGCCGTCGCGATAGCCATGAAGGACTGGGCACTGGAGAAGGGTGCCACCCACTACGCCCATGTCTTCTACCCGATGACCGGCCTGACCGCCGAGAAGCATGACAGCTTCCTGGATCCCGTCGGCGACGGGACCACGCTCGCGGAGTTCGCCGGCAAGACCCTGATTCAGGGTGAGCCCGACGCCTCCAGCTTCCCGTCCGGCGGGCTGCGGAGCACCTTCGAGGCGCGCGGCTACACCGGCTGGGACGCCACCAGCCCGGCCTACATTCTGGAGAACCCGAACGGCAACACGCTGTGCATTCCGACGGTTTTCGTCTCGATGACCGGTGAGGCACTGGACTACAAGACGCCACTGCTGCGCAGCCAGCAGGCGATGGGTGCGCATGCCGAGCGCATCCTGACGCTGTTCGGCCATAAGGACTTGAACCACGTCGTCTCGTTCTGCGGACCGGAGCAGGAGTACTTCCTGGTCGACCGGCACTTCTTCCTCGCGCGTCCGGACCTGGTCAACGCGGGTCGCACGCTGTTCGGCGCCAAGCCGCCCAAGGGCCAGGAGTTTGACGACCACTACTTCGGCGCGGTGCCCGAGCGTGTCCTCGGCTTCATGATGGACACCGAGCGGGAGCTGTTCAAGCTCGGCATTCCCGCCAAGACCCGGCACAACGAGGTGGCCCCCGGTCAGTTCGAGATCGCGCCGATGTTCGAGCGCGCCAATATCGCCTCCGACCACCAGCAGTTGCTGATGACGATCTTCAAGACGATCGCCAAGAAGCACGGCATGGAATGCCTGTTCCACGAGAAGCCGTTTGCCGGCGTCAACGGGTCGGGCAAGCATGTCAACTTCTCGTTGGGCAACTCCGAGCTGGGTTCGCTGTTGGTCCCGGGCGACACTCCGCACGAGAACGCCCAGTTCCTGGTGTTCTGCGCCGCGGTGATCCGCGCCGTGCACAAGTTCTCGGGGTTGCTGCGGGTGTCGGTCGCGTCGGCCACCAACGACCACCGACTGGGTGCGAACGAGGCGCCGCCCGCGATCATCTCGATCTTCCTCGGTGAACAGCTCGCCGACGTGTTCGACCAGATCGCCAAGGGTGCTGCCACCTCGTCGAAGGGCAAGGGCACCATGATCATTGGTGTCGACACCCTGCCCCATCTGCCGACGGACGCGGGCGACCGCAACCGGACCAGCCCGTTCGCGTTCACCGGCAACAGGTTCGAGTTCCGTGCGCCCGGCTCCGGGCAGACGGTTGCGGTGCCGTTGATCGTGCTCAACACGATCATGGCGGACTCGTTGGACTACATGGCCAGCGTGCTTGAGCAGGCCGTCGGCGACGGTGAGGACTTCGACAGCGCGGTGCAGAAGCTGCTCACCGAGGTCATCACCGAGCACGGTGCGGTGGTGTTCAACGGCGACGGCTACTCGGAGAACTGGCAGACCGAGGCGGCCGAGCGCGGCCTGCCGAACCTGAAGACCACCCTGGACGCCATTCCGGAGCTGATCAAACCGGACGCGATCGAACTCTTCGCGAAATACGGTGTGTTCAACGAACGCGAGCTGCACAGCCGCTACGAGGTGCGTCTCGAGCAGTACGCCCTGACCATTGCGGTCGAGGCCAAGCTGGCGTTGGAGCTCGGGACGACCGTCATCCTGCCCGCCGCCATGCGCTACCAGACCGAGCTCGCGCAGAACGTCGCCGCTTTGAAGAAGGCCGGTGTGGAGCCGAACACTGCTGTGTTGGAGTCGGTTTCGACCCCAATCGCCGATCTGGCGGCGGGCCTGGCCTCGCTGAAGTCAGCCCTGTCGGATCACTCGGCGGAATCGGCACTCGACGAGGCCACGCATGCCCAAGAGTCGCTGCTGCCGGCGATGGAAGCGGTGCGTACCGCCGCCGACGCGCTGGAAGCCGTTGTCGCCGACGACTTGTGGCCGCTGCCCACCTACCAGGAGATGCTTTACATCCTCTGA
- the cysW gene encoding sulfate ABC transporter permease subunit CysW — MTSSSWARYLTRSVTLAYIGVMLIVPVSIILWRTFEPGLGQFYAWITTPAAISALHLSLLVVAVVVPLNVVFGVLTSLLLARSRFRGRAALQAVVDLPFAVSPIIVGVALILLWGSAGALGFVENDFGIKVIFGLPGLILVSIFVTLPFVVREVQPVLQEVGTEQEQAAATLGSGPWQTFWRITLPTIKWGLIYGTVLTTARTLGEFGGVIMVSSNLPGESQTLTLLVNDRYARGAEYGAYALSTLLMGVAVVFLIVKTTLLVRRKRAHAAA; from the coding sequence GTGACGTCGTCATCGTGGGCCCGCTACCTCACCCGATCCGTGACGCTGGCGTACATCGGCGTGATGCTGATCGTGCCGGTGTCGATCATCCTGTGGCGGACGTTCGAGCCCGGGCTTGGCCAGTTCTACGCATGGATCACCACGCCGGCGGCGATCTCGGCGCTGCACCTGTCGCTTCTGGTGGTCGCCGTTGTGGTCCCACTCAACGTCGTCTTCGGTGTTCTCACGTCATTGTTGCTTGCCCGCAGCCGGTTCCGCGGTAGGGCCGCGCTGCAGGCGGTCGTCGACCTGCCCTTTGCGGTATCGCCCATCATCGTGGGTGTCGCATTGATCCTGCTGTGGGGATCGGCGGGTGCGCTGGGCTTCGTGGAGAACGATTTCGGAATCAAGGTCATCTTCGGCTTGCCCGGCCTCATCCTCGTCAGCATCTTCGTCACCCTGCCGTTCGTGGTGCGCGAGGTCCAACCGGTGCTGCAGGAGGTGGGGACCGAGCAGGAACAGGCAGCGGCGACGCTGGGTTCGGGCCCGTGGCAGACGTTTTGGCGGATCACTTTGCCGACCATCAAATGGGGCCTGATCTACGGCACGGTGCTGACCACCGCACGCACGCTCGGGGAATTCGGCGGGGTCATCATGGTGTCGTCGAACCTGCCGGGGGAGTCGCAAACACTGACGCTGCTGGTGAACGATCGCTACGCCCGCGGCGCCGAGTACGGCGCCTATGCGCTCTCCACGCTGCTCATGGGGGTGGCGGTGGTGTTCCTGATCGTCAAAACGACCCTGCTGGTGCGCCGGAAGCGGGCCCACGCCGCGGCCTGA
- the cysT gene encoding sulfate ABC transporter permease subunit CysT: MTTATVPNPEAIRPELAQPGSQLPEPPEGLRLTNRPGLTSLRVGVTSLWLSVIVLLPLAAIAWQAAGGGWQAFWLAVTSHAAVQSFQVTFGISVAVTILDVVFGLATAWVLVRDNFFGKGLIDAVIDLPFALPTIVTSLVMLALYGKNSPVHIHLQHTPPGVGMALAFVTLPLVVRAVQPVLLEIDRDVEEAAASLGASGPKVFTTIVLPSLAPSLLTGAGLAFSRCIAEFGSVVTIGGAVPGKTEVSSQWIRSLIENDDRTGAAAISIVLLSISFTVLVLLRIVGGRTAKREEKAA; this comes from the coding sequence ATGACCACCGCGACAGTTCCCAACCCGGAGGCCATCCGCCCCGAGTTGGCCCAGCCCGGTAGCCAACTTCCGGAACCGCCGGAAGGACTGCGGCTAACGAACAGGCCCGGTCTCACGTCACTTCGGGTCGGGGTGACGTCGCTGTGGCTTTCGGTGATCGTGCTGTTGCCATTGGCGGCCATTGCGTGGCAGGCCGCCGGCGGCGGCTGGCAGGCCTTCTGGCTGGCCGTCACCTCGCATGCCGCGGTGCAGTCGTTCCAGGTGACGTTCGGGATTTCCGTCGCGGTGACGATTCTCGACGTGGTGTTCGGGCTGGCGACCGCGTGGGTGCTGGTGCGCGACAACTTCTTCGGCAAGGGGCTGATCGATGCGGTGATCGATCTGCCGTTCGCGCTACCCACGATCGTGACCAGCCTGGTGATGCTGGCCCTGTACGGCAAGAACAGCCCCGTGCACATTCATCTGCAGCACACGCCGCCCGGGGTGGGGATGGCGCTGGCGTTCGTGACGCTGCCGTTGGTGGTGCGCGCCGTTCAGCCGGTGCTGCTGGAGATCGATCGCGACGTCGAGGAGGCGGCGGCATCGCTGGGTGCCAGCGGCCCAAAGGTCTTCACGACAATCGTGCTGCCGTCGCTGGCGCCCTCGCTGCTGACCGGTGCCGGGTTGGCCTTCTCGCGTTGTATCGCCGAGTTCGGCTCGGTGGTGACGATCGGTGGCGCGGTGCCGGGCAAGACCGAGGTCTCTTCGCAGTGGATACGCTCCTTGATCGAGAATGACGACCGCACCGGCGCGGCCGCTATATCTATTGTGCTGCTATCGATCTCGTTTACCGTGCTGGTGCTGTTGCGGATCGTGGGCGGGCGCACGGCCAAACGTGAGGAAAAGGCCGCGTGA
- a CDS encoding sulfate ABC transporter substrate-binding protein has product MFDHIGIAPRCRHVVSLLSVVGFVAACGGGASDAVGGSGLSNANTKITLVAYSVPEPGWSAVIPAFNGTQEGKGVQVITSYAASADQSRGVVEGKPADVVNFSVEPDITRLVKAGKVSADWDRQAGHGNPFGSVVTLVVRKGNPKNIRDWDDLLRPGVEVITPSPLSSGSAKWNLLAPYAAKSRGGADAQAGIDFISKLVHEHVKLRPGSGRIATAVFAEGSGDVLISYENEAIAAERQGKPVEHVIPSQTFKIENPVAVVSTSAHLDVATAFKNFQYTAAAQKLWAQAGFRPIDPAVASTFRDQYPVPVKLWTIDDLGGWAAADAQLFDKNTGSITRVYVQATG; this is encoded by the coding sequence ATGTTTGACCACATCGGTATCGCACCGCGCTGCCGCCATGTCGTCTCACTTCTCTCGGTCGTCGGTTTTGTCGCGGCGTGTGGCGGCGGTGCCAGCGATGCCGTGGGTGGCAGCGGACTGAGCAACGCCAACACCAAGATCACCCTCGTCGCGTATTCCGTTCCCGAACCCGGTTGGAGCGCGGTGATTCCGGCATTCAACGGCACCCAAGAAGGCAAGGGCGTACAGGTGATCACGTCTTACGCGGCGTCTGCCGACCAGTCGCGCGGGGTCGTCGAGGGGAAACCGGCCGACGTCGTGAACTTCTCGGTCGAGCCCGACATCACCCGTTTGGTGAAAGCCGGAAAGGTCTCGGCGGATTGGGACCGCCAAGCTGGCCACGGCAATCCATTCGGGTCGGTCGTGACATTGGTTGTGCGCAAAGGCAATCCGAAGAACATCCGGGATTGGGATGATCTATTGCGGCCCGGCGTAGAGGTCATCACCCCGAGCCCGCTCAGTTCGGGCTCGGCCAAGTGGAACCTGTTGGCCCCGTATGCGGCGAAAAGTCGTGGCGGCGCGGATGCCCAAGCGGGTATCGACTTCATCAGCAAGTTGGTGCACGAACACGTCAAGCTGCGTCCCGGTTCGGGGCGGATTGCCACCGCCGTCTTTGCTGAAGGCAGCGGCGACGTGTTGATCAGCTACGAAAACGAAGCCATTGCCGCCGAGCGGCAGGGCAAACCCGTCGAACACGTGATTCCGTCCCAAACCTTCAAGATCGAGAACCCGGTGGCGGTGGTCAGCACCAGCGCGCACCTCGACGTCGCGACCGCCTTCAAGAACTTTCAATACACCGCCGCGGCCCAGAAGCTATGGGCGCAGGCCGGATTCCGCCCCATCGATCCGGCCGTCGCCAGCACTTTCCGGGACCAGTATCCCGTCCCGGTAAAACTTTGGACGATCGACGACCTGGGCGGCTGGGCCGCCGCGGACGCGCAACTCTTCGACAAGAACACCGGCAGCATCACCAGGGTCTACGTGCAGGCCACCGGATGA
- a CDS encoding class I SAM-dependent methyltransferase, which produces MTQGLIPTVDEVPARYDLSDDFFRLFLDRTQTYSCAYFERDDMTLEEAQIAKIDLALAELDLRPGMTLLDVACGWGTTMRRAIEKYDVNVVGLTTSSDQAAHVQKMFDEMDTERSKWVLLQGWEEFTEPVDRIVSIGAFEQGSYDRYDDFFEMAYTVLPDDGVMFLHTITGLPSIDPVEQHAAGAGFTLTLREPLQPHYIKTLDLWAAALEAHRDEAIEMQSEEVYERYLHYLTGRANAFRTGQIDVNQVTLEKN; this is translated from the coding sequence ATGACTCAGGGATTGATCCCGACCGTCGACGAAGTACCGGCACGGTACGACTTGTCCGACGATTTTTTCCGCCTGTTCCTGGATCGCACCCAGACCTACAGTTGCGCGTACTTCGAGCGCGATGACATGACCTTGGAAGAGGCCCAAATCGCAAAGATCGATTTGGCGCTGGCCGAGCTGGATCTGCGGCCCGGCATGACACTGCTCGACGTCGCCTGTGGCTGGGGCACCACGATGCGCCGGGCGATCGAGAAGTACGACGTCAACGTCGTCGGCCTGACGACATCCAGCGATCAGGCCGCCCACGTCCAGAAAATGTTCGACGAAATGGACACCGAGCGCAGCAAGTGGGTGCTGCTGCAGGGCTGGGAGGAGTTCACCGAGCCGGTCGACCGGATCGTGTCCATCGGGGCATTCGAGCAGGGTAGCTACGACCGTTACGACGATTTCTTCGAAATGGCTTACACCGTCCTGCCCGACGATGGCGTCATGTTCTTGCACACGATCACCGGCCTGCCGTCGATCGACCCGGTGGAGCAGCACGCGGCAGGCGCGGGTTTCACCCTGACGCTGCGCGAGCCGCTGCAGCCGCATTACATCAAGACCCTCGACCTGTGGGCCGCGGCGCTCGAGGCGCACCGCGACGAGGCCATCGAGATGCAGTCGGAAGAGGTCTACGAGCGATACCTGCATTACCTGACCGGCCGGGCCAACGCGTTCCGCACCGGCCAAATCGACGTCAACCAGGTAACCCTCGAGAAGAACTGA
- a CDS encoding DUF899 domain-containing protein gives MSANHTALPPIVDAATWRAELDELRKREKAATRELDAIAAQRRRLPMVELPDYTLISADGPVRLADVFGGRSQLITYHHMWSDGAQWQCGGCTGFTSQFTRLEFLDNYDARFVIVTNGPIEEALAYREKVGNRMQWYSSSQSAFGADMDAPPGGGFAVNVFLRDVDTVYRTWHTNGRGTEQLSHSFALIDLLPWGRQEEWLDSPAGWPSRPTYSGWLDSPDIARAYGTAG, from the coding sequence ATGTCTGCGAACCACACGGCCCTGCCGCCGATCGTCGATGCAGCGACGTGGCGCGCCGAGCTCGACGAACTGCGCAAGCGCGAGAAGGCCGCCACCCGCGAACTGGATGCGATCGCCGCACAGCGGCGCCGGCTGCCGATGGTCGAGCTACCCGACTACACCCTGATCAGTGCCGACGGGCCCGTCCGCCTCGCCGACGTGTTCGGTGGCCGATCGCAGCTCATCACCTACCACCACATGTGGTCGGACGGCGCGCAGTGGCAGTGCGGCGGGTGCACGGGTTTCACGTCGCAGTTCACCCGACTCGAATTCCTCGACAACTACGATGCCCGTTTCGTCATCGTGACCAATGGCCCAATCGAGGAGGCACTCGCCTACCGGGAAAAGGTCGGCAATCGGATGCAGTGGTACTCCTCGTCGCAGAGCGCATTCGGAGCGGACATGGACGCACCCCCGGGCGGGGGCTTTGCGGTCAACGTGTTTCTCCGCGACGTTGACACCGTGTATCGCACCTGGCACACGAATGGGCGCGGCACCGAGCAACTCAGCCACTCGTTCGCGCTGATCGACCTATTGCCGTGGGGCCGCCAGGAGGAATGGCTCGATTCGCCCGCCGGCTGGCCGTCGCGGCCCACCTACTCCGGCTGGCTGGACTCCCCCGACATCGCCCGCGCCTACGGGACAGCAGGCTAA
- a CDS encoding epoxyqueuosine reductase — MTEKLPARLAEHPTVQKVRSRPTRKPGVLDADWLRQLCLDAGVDDVAFASVDNPDLASEVEHVEAALPGTKSYISLVVKMNRDNIRSTARSVANQEFHRSGELLNEAAYRIVRRLQDTGYRVLNPSATFPMEMDNYPGRIWVVAHKPVAVAAGLGVMGIHRNVIHPKFGNFILLGTILVGAPISSYGEPLDYSPCLECKLCVAACPVGAIGKDGSFDWLACSTHNYREFMGGFTDWVQTVADSTDAADFRSRVTDSENASMWQSLSFKPNYKAAYCLAVCPAGEDVIEPYLDNRKSFMDLVLKPLQDKKETLYVLPNSKAKEFAERRYPHKTVKVVDGGR, encoded by the coding sequence ATGACCGAGAAACTCCCGGCCCGGCTGGCGGAACACCCCACCGTGCAAAAGGTGCGATCGCGCCCGACGCGGAAACCCGGTGTACTCGACGCGGATTGGTTGCGCCAGCTGTGCCTGGACGCCGGCGTCGACGACGTGGCGTTCGCGAGCGTCGACAACCCCGACCTGGCTTCGGAGGTCGAGCACGTCGAAGCCGCGTTGCCGGGAACCAAGAGCTACATCTCGCTGGTGGTCAAGATGAACCGCGACAACATCCGATCGACGGCGCGCAGCGTCGCCAACCAGGAGTTCCACCGCAGCGGTGAGTTGCTCAATGAAGCGGCCTACCGCATCGTCCGCCGGCTGCAGGACACCGGTTACCGGGTGCTGAACCCGTCGGCGACCTTTCCGATGGAGATGGACAACTACCCGGGCCGGATCTGGGTGGTGGCGCACAAACCCGTTGCCGTGGCGGCGGGCCTCGGGGTGATGGGCATCCACCGCAACGTGATTCACCCGAAGTTCGGCAACTTCATCCTGCTGGGCACGATCCTGGTCGGCGCGCCGATCAGCAGCTACGGCGAGCCGCTGGACTACAGCCCGTGCCTGGAATGCAAGCTGTGCGTCGCGGCGTGCCCAGTCGGCGCGATCGGCAAGGATGGCAGTTTCGATTGGCTGGCCTGTTCGACGCACAACTACCGCGAGTTCATGGGTGGCTTCACGGATTGGGTGCAGACCGTTGCCGATAGTACGGACGCGGCCGACTTCCGTTCGCGGGTAACCGATTCGGAGAACGCGTCGATGTGGCAAAGCCTGTCGTTCAAGCCGAACTATAAGGCGGCCTACTGCCTGGCCGTCTGCCCGGCCGGCGAGGACGTCATCGAGCCTTATCTGGACAACCGCAAGAGCTTCATGGACCTGGTACTAAAACCGTTGCAGGACAAGAAGGAAACCTTGTACGTGCTGCCGAATTCCAAGGCCAAGGAATTTGCGGAGCGACGCTATCCGCACAAGACGGTGAAGGTCGTCGACGGCGGGCGTTAG